A single genomic interval of Koleobacter methoxysyntrophicus harbors:
- a CDS encoding histidine triad nucleotide-binding protein — MSDCIFCKIAKKEIPSNIVYEDDRVLAFKDINPQAPVHILIIPKIHLTSLMDINEENSDLVSHIAIVTKKIAAEYNIDQKGFRLVNNCGKEGGQTVFHLHFHLLGGRMMTWPPG; from the coding sequence GTGTCAGATTGTATTTTTTGTAAGATAGCAAAGAAAGAAATACCGAGCAATATTGTCTATGAAGATGATAGGGTCCTAGCCTTTAAAGACATTAATCCTCAGGCCCCTGTCCATATATTGATTATTCCTAAGATTCATCTTACCTCCCTCATGGATATCAATGAAGAAAACAGCGACCTCGTAAGCCATATTGCAATAGTTACAAAAAAAATTGCTGCAGAATACAATATTGACCAAAAAGGTTTCAGGCTTGTAAATAACTGTGGTAAAGAGGGCGGGCAAACGGTTTTTCACTTGCATTTTCATCTTTTAGGAGGAAGAATGATGACATGGCCGCCGGGCTAA
- the mtaB gene encoding tRNA (N(6)-L-threonylcarbamoyladenosine(37)-C(2))-methylthiotransferase MtaB — protein MPKVAFYTLGCKVNQYETDAMMGLFKSKGYEIVDFEDTADVYIINTCTVTGEGARKSRQIIRRAVKKNPEAVIAVVGCYAQISPEKVIDIPGVDVIVGTNNKSRIVELVEQSRKSSLPLIHVNDIKKETEFEEISPYLYRGRTRAFLKIQEGCNQFCSYCIIPYARGPIRSRDPERILEEAYKLAEQGFKEIVLTGINLGAYGKDLDEHSINLEDIIKIICPIQGIERIRLSSIEPTEITENLIEAIKKYYKVCNHLHIPLQSGSLDILEKMNRPYTPDEYKRIINRVREEIPDVSITTDIMVGFPGETHYHFEETLRFVKEITFSRIHVFKYSRRPGTPAASFSNQVPAKEKELRSQTLMKLAHLQEIDYYKAFIGRNLKVLVEQEFKGVNGFLEGYTDNYIPVCLKGDLSLQGEIVAVKLLEIKDKYVLGERM, from the coding sequence ATGCCCAAAGTAGCCTTTTACACCCTAGGGTGTAAAGTTAATCAGTATGAAACCGATGCGATGATGGGGCTTTTTAAAAGCAAAGGTTATGAAATAGTAGATTTTGAGGATACTGCTGATGTATATATAATAAATACATGTACGGTAACGGGAGAAGGTGCCAGAAAATCAAGACAGATTATCAGGAGGGCTGTCAAAAAAAATCCGGAAGCTGTTATAGCTGTGGTAGGATGTTATGCCCAGATATCCCCTGAAAAGGTGATTGATATTCCCGGCGTAGATGTAATTGTAGGAACAAATAATAAGTCTAGGATTGTAGAACTGGTGGAACAAAGCAGGAAAAGCTCTTTACCCCTTATTCATGTAAATGATATAAAAAAGGAAACAGAATTTGAAGAGATATCTCCCTATCTTTATAGGGGCAGGACCAGAGCTTTTTTGAAGATTCAGGAGGGATGTAATCAGTTTTGCTCTTACTGTATAATACCCTATGCTCGAGGACCTATAAGGAGCAGGGATCCTGAGAGAATTCTTGAAGAGGCCTATAAACTTGCCGAACAGGGGTTTAAAGAAATAGTTTTAACAGGGATAAACTTAGGTGCTTATGGAAAAGACCTGGATGAACATTCTATTAACTTAGAAGATATTATCAAAATCATTTGCCCTATACAAGGCATAGAAAGGATAAGACTTAGTTCTATAGAACCTACAGAGATAACGGAGAATTTGATTGAAGCCATAAAAAAATACTATAAGGTATGTAACCATCTACATATTCCCCTTCAAAGCGGGAGTCTAGATATCCTTGAAAAGATGAATAGACCTTATACGCCTGATGAATACAAAAGGATAATAAATAGGGTTAGAGAAGAAATCCCCGATGTATCAATTACTACAGACATCATGGTAGGATTTCCGGGTGAAACACATTACCATTTTGAAGAAACTCTGAGATTCGTCAAGGAAATAACTTTCAGCAGAATACATGTTTTTAAATATTCCCGGCGTCCGGGAACTCCTGCTGCTTCCTTTTCCAACCAAGTTCCGGCAAAAGAAAAGGAATTAAGAAGCCAAACATTAATGAAACTAGCCCATCTACAGGAAATCGATTATTATAAAGCTTTTATAGGAAGAAATCTGAAGGTTTTAGTAGAACAAGAGTTTAAAGGTGTTAATGGGTTTCTAGAAGGATATACCGATAATTATATTCCTGTTTGCTTAAAAGGTGATTTGTCCCTTCAAGGGGAGATAGTAGCAGTAAAGTTATTGGAGATAAAAGACAAATACGTTTTAGGGGAAAGGATGTAG
- a CDS encoding 16S rRNA (uracil(1498)-N(3))-methyltransferase: MPRFFVPHECIQGHSAIIKGQEALHIYKVLRLKQGEQIWIFDGTGIDYRCEIQNIQRENVVVRILDRFNSCAEPPINITLFQSLPKFDKMDLIIQKSTELGVTGIVPIITERTVVNIQEERIQSRLKRWRRIALEACKQCNRSVIPHIHDILPFKESLKLIKSFQLSLIPWEEENERGLKEVLKPLENGIKDICFLIGPEGGFTQEEINAARRRGGISVSLGPRILRTETAGMVLLSILMYELGDLGG; this comes from the coding sequence ATGCCGAGGTTTTTTGTACCCCACGAATGCATACAAGGTCATTCAGCAATAATAAAGGGCCAAGAGGCCCTTCATATTTATAAGGTTCTTAGGTTAAAACAGGGGGAACAAATATGGATTTTTGATGGAACCGGTATAGATTACCGCTGTGAAATACAAAATATACAAAGGGAAAATGTTGTGGTACGGATATTGGATAGATTTAATTCTTGTGCTGAGCCGCCCATAAATATAACTTTATTCCAGAGCTTACCCAAATTCGATAAAATGGATTTAATTATCCAGAAGTCCACAGAATTGGGGGTAACGGGAATTGTACCCATTATTACAGAAAGAACCGTTGTTAATATCCAAGAGGAAAGGATTCAGAGCAGGTTAAAAAGGTGGAGAAGGATCGCTCTGGAGGCATGTAAACAATGTAACCGTTCCGTTATTCCACATATACACGATATTTTGCCCTTTAAGGAGAGTTTAAAGTTAATAAAAAGCTTTCAGCTTTCACTTATTCCGTGGGAAGAGGAAAATGAGAGAGGGTTGAAAGAAGTCCTTAAACCGCTAGAAAATGGAATTAAAGATATCTGTTTTTTGATTGGCCCTGAGGGAGGGTTTACTCAGGAAGAAATTAATGCGGCGCGCAGAAGAGGGGGGATAAGTGTGTCATTGGGGCCGAGAATTCTAAGGACAGAGACAGCAGGGATGGTACTTTTATCTATCCTGATGTATGAGCTAGGGGATTTAGGAGGTTAA
- the prmA gene encoding 50S ribosomal protein L11 methyltransferase, translated as MKWIEVSIVTTIEALEAVANILYEAGVTGVVIEDWESNISYAEISEDKAIVKGYLPLDSTTSEKIQEIRESVDRLAEYNLTKGKGEIKLTEISDEDWAESWKRYYKPIKVGEKIVVKPTWEDYQPVGGEIIIELDPGMAFGTGTHETTRMCLEVLEDNVKHGDLVIDVGCGSGILSIAAAKLGAGKVIGLDVDRVAVNIAKENIRLNCVEEVVEIKEGDLLEGISLKGDIVISNIVTDVIKKLAPKVPLNLRTGGIFIASGIIKERIMEVRKAVEKNGFDIIEEKEKGDWITIICKLAS; from the coding sequence ATGAAATGGATCGAAGTCAGCATAGTTACTACTATAGAGGCTTTAGAAGCAGTAGCAAATATCCTTTATGAAGCCGGAGTTACTGGTGTAGTAATTGAGGATTGGGAAAGCAATATATCATATGCTGAAATTTCAGAAGATAAAGCTATAGTTAAGGGTTACCTACCCCTTGATAGTACTACGAGTGAAAAAATTCAGGAAATCAGGGAATCTGTTGACAGGCTCGCCGAATACAATTTGACTAAAGGTAAAGGAGAAATTAAATTAACAGAAATTTCCGACGAAGATTGGGCAGAGTCTTGGAAAAGATATTACAAACCTATTAAAGTTGGAGAAAAAATTGTAGTCAAACCTACGTGGGAGGATTACCAGCCGGTAGGAGGCGAAATTATAATAGAGCTAGATCCGGGGATGGCATTCGGTACGGGAACTCATGAAACAACCAGAATGTGCCTTGAAGTTCTTGAGGACAATGTGAAACATGGGGATCTGGTGATAGATGTGGGTTGCGGTTCAGGGATTTTATCTATAGCCGCAGCCAAACTAGGAGCCGGTAAAGTAATAGGGTTAGATGTTGACAGGGTAGCGGTTAATATAGCAAAAGAAAACATAAGATTAAATTGTGTAGAAGAAGTGGTAGAAATTAAGGAAGGAGACCTTTTAGAAGGTATATCTCTAAAAGGTGATATAGTGATTTCGAATATAGTTACTGATGTGATTAAAAAACTGGCTCCTAAGGTTCCTCTAAATTTAAGAACCGGAGGCATATTTATAGCTTCAGGAATTATAAAAGAACGGATAATGGAAGTTCGAAAGGCCGTTGAAAAAAACGGTTTTGACATTATCGAAGAAAAGGAAAAAGGTGATTGGATTACCATAATATGCAAACTCGCTTCATAA
- the dnaJ gene encoding molecular chaperone DnaJ yields the protein MTKRDYYEILGVSRNASESEIKKAYRQLARKYHPDVNPGDKEAEEKFKEIKEAYEVLRDPQKRAAYDQFGHAGVNSQQGQGGFDFSDFGDFTTFGGFDDIFDMFFGGRESRRRTGPKRGADLRYDLEISLEEAAFGLERDIEMTRTEDCDACRGTGAANGTKLEVCPVCGGTGQVQYSQNTPFGRFINVKTCSNCHGEGRIIKEPCKKCNGRGKVRKTRKIHIKVPPGVDTGSRLRVAGEGEAGEKGGSPGDLYIFIHVKPHQFFVRQGDDIVCEFPISFIQAALGDEIQVPTLEGKVNLKIPEGTQPGTLFRLKGKGIPHLRGYGRGDQLVKINVVIPKKLTAKQKKLLRQFAEISGEEIKEYKNFFDRMKDAFGV from the coding sequence TTGACAAAAAGGGATTACTATGAGATCCTTGGGGTATCACGAAATGCTTCAGAAAGTGAAATTAAAAAGGCTTATAGACAGCTGGCAAGGAAGTATCACCCTGATGTTAATCCGGGAGATAAAGAAGCAGAAGAAAAGTTCAAAGAGATAAAAGAGGCCTATGAAGTACTAAGAGACCCTCAGAAAAGGGCAGCATATGACCAGTTTGGCCATGCAGGAGTTAATAGCCAGCAGGGCCAAGGCGGGTTTGATTTCAGTGATTTTGGTGATTTTACCACATTTGGTGGATTTGATGACATCTTTGATATGTTTTTTGGTGGGCGTGAAAGCCGCAGACGAACAGGGCCTAAAAGGGGTGCCGATTTAAGGTATGACCTTGAAATTTCCCTTGAAGAAGCTGCTTTTGGCCTGGAAAGAGATATCGAAATGACCAGGACAGAAGATTGCGATGCATGCCGTGGTACAGGGGCAGCTAATGGAACGAAACTCGAAGTATGTCCGGTATGCGGAGGGACGGGTCAGGTTCAGTACAGTCAAAATACCCCCTTTGGAAGGTTTATAAATGTTAAAACATGCAGTAACTGCCATGGTGAAGGAAGAATAATTAAGGAACCTTGCAAAAAATGTAATGGCAGAGGTAAAGTGAGAAAAACCAGGAAGATTCATATAAAGGTACCACCTGGAGTAGATACAGGTTCTAGATTGAGGGTCGCCGGAGAAGGAGAAGCAGGAGAAAAGGGTGGTTCGCCTGGAGATCTTTATATTTTTATTCATGTAAAACCCCATCAGTTTTTTGTACGCCAGGGAGATGATATTGTGTGCGAATTTCCTATAAGTTTCATACAGGCAGCCCTGGGAGATGAGATTCAGGTTCCTACACTGGAAGGAAAGGTGAACCTTAAAATCCCTGAAGGAACACAGCCGGGAACCCTTTTCCGTTTAAAAGGCAAAGGAATTCCCCATTTAAGGGGATATGGTCGAGGAGACCAGCTTGTCAAAATAAATGTAGTAATTCCCAAAAAATTGACTGCAAAACAGAAAAAACTGTTAAGACAGTTTGCAGAAATAAGCGGTGAGGAAATTAAAGAATACAAAAATTTTTTTGATAGGATGAAGGATGCTTTTGGTGTTTAA
- the dnaK gene encoding molecular chaperone DnaK encodes MGKVIGIDLGTTNSVVAIMEGGEPVVIPNAEGNRLTPSVVAFTKAGERLVGQVAKRQAITNPERTIVSIKRHMGTDYKVKIDDKEYTPQEISAMILQKLKQDAEAYLGEKITQAVITVPAYFTDSQRQATKDAGRIAGLEVLRIINEPTAASLAYGLDKGEDHTILVFDLGGGTFDVSILELGDGVFEVKATSGNNRLGGDDFDQRIIDYLAEEFKKEHGIDLRKDRMALQRLKEAAEKAKIELSSVLTTNINLPFITADANGPKHLDMTLTRAKFEELTEDLVEKTMGPTKRALEDAGLEPKDIDKVILVGGSTRIPAVQEAIRKLIGKEPHKGVNPDEVVALGAAIQAGVLAGEVRDVLLLDVTPLSLGIETLGGVFTKLIERNTTIPTSKSQIFTTAADNQTAVDIHVLQGERPMAADNVTLGRFQLTGIPPAPRGVPKIEVTFDIDANGIVNVSAKDLGTGKEQKITITSSSGLSEEQIQKMIKDAEKFAEQDRKRKEKAEAKNKADSLIYQAEKTLKDLGDKVDKAQADKVKSEIEKVKKAIEKDDVEEIKKATDDLTKAFYDISSKIYSQAGPQQQTGGGNTENKEKDDNVVDADYEVVNEENDQKKKVDNN; translated from the coding sequence ATGGGCAAAGTTATAGGGATAGACTTGGGTACAACTAACTCGGTAGTTGCCATTATGGAGGGTGGTGAACCTGTTGTAATACCTAATGCCGAAGGGAACCGTCTTACTCCATCTGTGGTTGCTTTTACCAAGGCAGGAGAGAGGTTGGTCGGACAGGTAGCAAAGAGACAGGCAATTACGAACCCCGAGAGGACTATCGTTTCTATAAAGCGCCATATGGGGACCGATTATAAAGTGAAAATAGATGATAAAGAATATACTCCTCAGGAAATATCCGCTATGATTCTCCAAAAATTGAAACAGGATGCTGAGGCATATCTTGGAGAAAAAATTACTCAGGCAGTAATTACAGTACCTGCGTATTTTACCGATAGCCAAAGGCAGGCTACAAAAGATGCAGGGAGAATAGCTGGACTTGAGGTATTAAGGATCATAAATGAACCTACAGCGGCATCTCTGGCTTACGGTCTTGATAAGGGAGAGGACCATACTATCCTGGTTTTTGACCTGGGTGGAGGAACCTTTGATGTTTCTATTTTAGAATTGGGCGATGGTGTCTTTGAGGTTAAAGCGACCAGTGGTAATAACCGTCTTGGTGGTGACGACTTTGACCAGAGGATAATCGACTATCTGGCCGAAGAATTTAAAAAGGAACATGGTATTGACCTTAGGAAGGATAGGATGGCTCTTCAAAGATTAAAAGAAGCTGCAGAAAAGGCCAAAATTGAATTATCCAGTGTGCTTACCACAAACATAAATCTGCCATTTATTACAGCTGATGCCAATGGTCCCAAACACCTTGATATGACCCTTACAAGGGCGAAATTCGAAGAATTGACGGAAGATCTGGTAGAAAAAACTATGGGACCTACTAAAAGGGCTCTTGAAGATGCTGGTCTAGAACCAAAGGATATCGATAAGGTAATTCTTGTAGGGGGCTCTACAAGGATCCCTGCTGTTCAGGAGGCCATAAGGAAACTTATAGGAAAGGAACCTCATAAGGGCGTCAACCCAGACGAGGTTGTAGCTCTGGGTGCAGCTATCCAAGCAGGGGTTTTGGCCGGAGAAGTGAGGGATGTGTTGCTGCTTGATGTTACTCCCCTTTCTCTGGGAATCGAAACCCTGGGAGGGGTATTTACGAAGCTGATTGAAAGGAATACAACTATACCTACATCCAAGAGTCAGATATTTACTACAGCGGCCGATAACCAAACAGCAGTTGATATCCATGTGCTTCAGGGTGAAAGACCAATGGCTGCCGATAATGTAACCCTTGGAAGATTTCAGCTTACGGGGATCCCTCCGGCACCAAGGGGTGTTCCTAAGATCGAGGTTACTTTTGATATAGATGCCAACGGAATTGTAAATGTTTCTGCAAAAGATCTGGGAACCGGCAAAGAACAAAAAATAACTATAACTTCTTCGTCAGGGCTTTCCGAGGAACAGATCCAGAAGATGATTAAAGATGCTGAGAAATTTGCCGAACAGGACAGAAAGAGAAAAGAGAAGGCTGAAGCCAAAAACAAAGCAGATTCTTTGATCTATCAAGCGGAGAAAACTCTAAAGGATTTAGGTGATAAGGTTGACAAAGCTCAGGCAGATAAGGTAAAATCTGAAATAGAAAAAGTTAAAAAGGCAATAGAGAAGGATGACGTGGAGGAAATTAAGAAAGCAACAGATGACTTAACAAAAGCGTTCTATGATATTTCATCTAAGATATATTCTCAAGCTGGACCCCAGCAGCAGACCGGTGGTGGAAATACCGAAAATAAAGAAAAAGATGATAATGTGGTTGATGCTGATTATGAAGTAGTTAATGAAGAAAACGACCAGAAGAAAAAAGTAGATAATAATTAG
- the grpE gene encoding nucleotide exchange factor GrpE — translation MVNEKRKEDECVNKEGKKEIDPKKEKAVEKDNIDVPVEDIKDGITPRDGENQDQKGLSEEKQQDDNEGQERPEEDINKIKKALEEKTKEAQDYFNMLQRLQADFENYKKRIKRDRQDMVNYAAEEIVKQLLPVIDNLERALDSAGEKGDVNPSFVEGIEMILKQIKGLLESQGVKEIEALGKKFDPQYHEAVMKIEDDTHGENTVVEVLQKGYIMNSKVIRPSLVKVSK, via the coding sequence ATGGTAAATGAAAAAAGGAAAGAGGATGAGTGCGTTAATAAAGAAGGCAAAAAAGAAATTGACCCGAAAAAAGAAAAGGCTGTTGAAAAAGATAATATAGATGTACCTGTTGAAGATATTAAAGATGGTATTACCCCCCGGGATGGGGAGAATCAAGACCAAAAAGGGTTGTCAGAAGAAAAACAGCAGGATGATAACGAAGGTCAGGAACGACCGGAAGAAGATATAAATAAAATCAAAAAGGCCTTAGAAGAAAAGACAAAGGAAGCTCAGGATTACTTCAATATGTTACAGCGCCTCCAGGCAGATTTTGAGAATTATAAAAAGAGAATAAAGAGGGATAGACAGGATATGGTTAACTATGCTGCAGAGGAGATAGTTAAACAACTACTACCTGTTATTGATAATTTAGAAAGGGCTCTAGATTCTGCCGGAGAAAAGGGGGATGTAAACCCTTCTTTTGTTGAAGGTATTGAGATGATATTAAAACAGATAAAAGGGCTATTGGAAAGTCAGGGTGTTAAAGAAATAGAGGCCCTTGGAAAAAAATTTGACCCTCAGTATCATGAAGCCGTTATGAAAATTGAAGATGATACACATGGTGAAAATACGGTAGTTGAAGTTTTACAAAAGGGTTATATCATGAATTCTAAAGTAATCAGACCCAGCTTAGTTAAAGTATCCAAATAA
- a CDS encoding TCP-1/cpn60 chaperonin family protein, producing MNLKQVSNGEVDDKLAALITNTNAIRAVASAVEGTIGPKGLDIMLVDRFGEVTITNDGVTILKQMDVNHPAAKMLINIAKAQQEEIGDGTTTATIMAGSLVSEGANQVVRGVPVARIIEGIKIGIKKACEVIKQKSRQVEGINDPVLKDIALIAGREHEDIAHLVVEAARLIGEEKMKEGNFKLSDTIIAQEGAENEVFMGVIINKGRVNKQMPKDLTNVKVLVIDDALEPEEIGEEALGTETGFAKYLELREEFKKNIQKLIPLGVKLILADRGISDEAEEILTDAGIIVVERVSSKDLQRTAEHTGARIIKRTSLKKDLDEIEKFLGSAERVYEDEKLEQIRILSGKGKPMATILVGAATEEVVGERERIAKDAASAVQAAVRGGVVPGGGAVEIAVSREVEKERESVKGMAAYGIDCVVTALKRPLAQIVANAGFNPLEKVENVIAHQAEEKSDSIGINCDTGELADMQELGIYDPTLVKLYAIKAAGEIAEAILRIDTIIKKKDDDGKGGNNKGSGFNEAINEDF from the coding sequence TTGAATTTGAAGCAAGTAAGCAACGGAGAAGTAGACGATAAACTAGCAGCTCTTATTACCAATACTAATGCAATAAGGGCTGTAGCATCAGCAGTTGAAGGGACTATCGGGCCAAAGGGTCTTGATATAATGCTGGTGGACAGATTTGGAGAAGTAACGATAACGAATGATGGAGTTACAATACTAAAACAAATGGACGTTAATCACCCTGCAGCAAAAATGCTTATTAACATTGCAAAGGCCCAACAGGAAGAAATAGGAGACGGGACTACCACAGCCACAATTATGGCGGGCAGCCTGGTGAGTGAGGGAGCTAACCAGGTTGTTCGTGGTGTACCGGTTGCCCGCATAATAGAAGGAATTAAAATTGGTATAAAAAAGGCCTGTGAAGTAATTAAACAAAAAAGCCGACAGGTAGAGGGAATTAATGACCCTGTCCTGAAGGACATAGCCCTAATTGCCGGAAGGGAGCATGAGGATATTGCACATCTGGTTGTTGAGGCTGCCCGCCTCATCGGAGAAGAAAAAATGAAAGAGGGCAATTTCAAGCTCTCAGATACTATAATTGCCCAGGAAGGGGCTGAAAATGAAGTTTTTATGGGGGTAATAATAAATAAAGGAAGGGTCAACAAGCAGATGCCTAAGGATTTAACAAATGTAAAGGTGCTTGTGATAGATGATGCCTTAGAACCTGAAGAAATCGGTGAAGAGGCATTAGGAACCGAAACAGGTTTTGCCAAATACCTGGAACTTCGAGAAGAATTCAAGAAAAATATTCAAAAACTAATTCCCTTAGGCGTAAAACTAATTTTAGCAGATAGGGGAATAAGTGATGAAGCCGAAGAGATTTTAACAGATGCCGGAATAATAGTTGTAGAAAGGGTTTCATCTAAGGACCTGCAGAGGACGGCAGAACACACAGGGGCCAGGATAATAAAGAGGACCAGCTTAAAAAAAGACCTGGATGAAATAGAGAAATTTTTAGGATCAGCTGAAAGGGTCTATGAAGATGAAAAATTAGAACAGATAAGAATACTTTCGGGTAAAGGTAAACCCATGGCTACTATTCTTGTAGGAGCTGCAACAGAAGAAGTAGTAGGGGAAAGGGAGAGAATTGCAAAAGATGCTGCCTCTGCTGTTCAGGCTGCTGTTAGAGGTGGTGTAGTTCCAGGGGGTGGAGCTGTTGAAATAGCCGTCTCCAGGGAGGTTGAAAAGGAAAGGGAGTCGGTTAAGGGTATGGCTGCATATGGTATCGATTGTGTGGTTACAGCTCTGAAGAGACCGTTAGCTCAGATTGTTGCCAATGCCGGATTTAACCCGCTGGAAAAGGTGGAAAATGTCATAGCTCATCAGGCAGAAGAAAAATCCGATTCTATAGGTATAAATTGTGACACAGGAGAATTAGCAGATATGCAGGAGTTAGGTATTTATGACCCTACACTGGTCAAACTGTATGCAATAAAAGCTGCAGGAGAGATTGCAGAAGCAATATTGCGAATTGATACTATTATCAAAAAGAAAGACGATGATGGGAAAGGCGGAAATAACAAGGGTTCCGGATTTAATGAGGCCATAAATGAAGATTTTTAA
- the hrcA gene encoding heat-inducible transcriptional repressor HrcA — translation MRPLKLDERKQLILKAIIDDYIFTAEPVGSRTIARKYNLGISPATIRNEMADLEEMGYLEQPYTSAGRIPSDKGYRFYVDSLMKVKRLSKEEIKNISEVFKKITEIEDVIEETVKILSQMTSYASVILGPQLRKSALKHLQIVPLEKGKALVVIVTNTGMVEHRFIKVPENVSDSDLNRISNAMNAKIQGLTIDKITPALLREIQKEVFGCDDILNLAMNILFQSLDDHSENKVYLGGATNLLNLPEFKDIDKAKNFLALLEEKELLCSILTESFFLDKDLIVTIGSENKHEKVQDYSLITATYKVNGRTVGIIGVIGPTRMEYSKVISIVNFITVNMNKIFTELFGEQN, via the coding sequence GTGAGGCCTTTGAAACTAGACGAAAGGAAACAGCTAATTTTAAAGGCTATAATCGATGATTACATTTTTACTGCTGAGCCCGTAGGTTCCAGGACAATAGCGAGAAAATATAACCTGGGTATAAGCCCTGCGACTATAAGGAACGAGATGGCAGATTTAGAAGAAATGGGCTATTTAGAGCAGCCCTATACTTCAGCAGGAAGAATCCCTTCGGATAAGGGGTATCGGTTTTATGTGGATTCTTTGATGAAGGTTAAAAGACTTTCTAAAGAGGAAATAAAAAATATTTCCGAGGTTTTCAAGAAGATAACGGAAATCGAAGATGTAATTGAAGAAACCGTTAAGATACTTTCGCAAATGACGAGTTATGCATCGGTTATCCTGGGGCCTCAGCTTAGAAAAAGTGCATTAAAACACCTTCAAATAGTCCCTCTTGAAAAGGGTAAAGCCCTGGTAGTAATTGTTACAAATACGGGTATGGTAGAACACCGTTTTATTAAAGTGCCGGAGAATGTTTCAGATAGTGATTTAAACCGGATTTCTAATGCTATGAATGCAAAAATCCAGGGACTAACTATCGATAAAATTACCCCGGCTCTGTTAAGAGAAATTCAGAAAGAAGTCTTTGGTTGTGATGATATTCTAAATTTAGCCATGAACATTCTTTTTCAGAGCCTGGATGACCACAGTGAAAATAAGGTTTATCTGGGAGGAGCTACAAATCTATTGAATCTTCCGGAATTTAAGGATATAGATAAAGCTAAGAATTTCTTGGCCCTATTGGAAGAGAAGGAGCTTTTATGCAGTATTCTAACTGAATCCTTCTTTTTAGATAAAGACCTGATTGTAACCATCGGTTCGGAAAACAAGCACGAAAAGGTTCAGGATTACAGCTTAATTACGGCTACTTATAAAGTTAATGGTAGGACCGTTGGGATTATCGGAGTAATAGGCCCTACGCGAATGGAGTATTCGAAAGTAATTTCCATAGTTAATTTCATAACTGTGAATATGAACAAAATCTTTACGGAATTATTCGGTGAGCAAAATTGA